One segment of Triticum aestivum cultivar Chinese Spring chromosome 2A, IWGSC CS RefSeq v2.1, whole genome shotgun sequence DNA contains the following:
- the LOC123186780 gene encoding uncharacterized protein: protein MDFLLVETQQLLFRFTSLASTLKTFRVPISSEKVEKLRRISTALVGISELIKSHKSAAQKDVEDCLDRDGWEATWGSRTGRNGGFDDITTLSSMHFTASTPENFRFPSVAGPALQVYSIKLVDLNPNLSWPLDVYGVVAARDDLDHNRNILFCRSGENCQRIKQEDPFLHLTGPSRAIVADEPVFFQIELKLKYGAQFKDTALFTAYQRYRPMKRYDIMLINSRCCTAEISLERFAPSIQATIVGVRVVEGESFNYGCKVSCFFFPVEALLGSAVEVVLLDCSGERMHAGLDGYLPLSRNVMSVGLQGTLRVVIGAYSKSKPSISRINHVDFPVQQCQTTMLKCHVGSSKVEIVVAWSRLVMDNHNLVLDGY, encoded by the exons ATGGATTTTCTCTTAGTCGAGACGCAGCAGCTGCTCTTCCGCTTCACCTCTCTCGCATCCACTCTAAAAACATTCAGAGTCCCCATCTCATCGGAGAAGGTTGAAAAGCTGCGCCGCATATCCACTGCACTTGTGGGCATATCGGAGCTTATAAAGAGCCACAAATCTGCTGCTCAAAAGGACGTTGAAGATTGTTTGGACCGTGACGGCTGGGAGGCTACGTGGGGCAGCCGGACCGGAAGAAACGGTGGATTTGATGACATAA CAACATTGAGTTCTATGCACTTCACGGCCTCCACGCCCGAAAACTTCCGGTTCCCTTCCGTAGCTGGTCCTGCCTTGCAAGTATACTCGATCAAACTGGTTGATCTCAATCCTAATCTGAGCTGGCCTCTTGATGTCTACGGCGTGGTCGCCGCACGGGACGATCTTGACCACAACCGCAACATTCTCTTCTGCCGTTCAGGGGAAAACTGCCAAAGAATTAAGCAAGAG GACCCCTTTTTGCACTTGACTGGCCCATCTCGTGCAATTGTGGCTGACGAgcctgttttctttcaaattgaaTTAAAATTGAAATATGGAGCGCAGTTCAAAGATACAGCATTGTTCACTGCCTATCAAAGGTACCGCCCCATGAAGCGGtatgacatcatgctgatcaatAGCCGCTGTTGTACAGCAGAGATAAGTCTTGAGCGATTTGCTCCATCAATCCAGGCCACAATTGTTGGTGTTCGTGTGGTTGAAGGGGAGTCTTTTAACTATGGATGCAaagtttcttgcttcttttttccTGTTGAAGCATTGTTGGGAAGCGCCGTGGAAGTTGTTTTGCTTGACTGCAGTGGTGAAAGGATGCATGCTGGATTAGATGGGTATCTTCCTTTGTCAAGAAATGTGATGTCAGTGGGATTGCAGGGCACACTCCGAGTTGTCATAGGAGCATACTCAAAGTCCAAACCCAGTATCTCTCGAATAAATCACGTTGACTTTCCTGTCCAGCAGTGTCAAACAACTATGCTTAAGTGTCATGTTGGCAGCTCCAAAGTGGAGATAGTTGTCGCTTGGTCTCGTCTTGTCATGGACAATCATAATCTTGTACTCGACGGCTATTGA
- the LOC123186781 gene encoding uncharacterized protein, translating into MEGELTKKMERKLRKKQKNLLKKMGKEKPQSLVKEIISVERERRDLHASLTPTFSVWKEIDSQTTWTIATKEPATATTRDDENQLADYFNLMLQDMEDLGHRMLSMLYFLNKSNDPICSYKATELCNIAAKLNMQISKGFSMNHELEQEPEPEPGQINLLTLFSKYCRFPNNYENTLAKLDMREEETKCEDVKVKKTKEEEDKENDPSTIEYFKKSLELDQYFFAADRRYWENGWASKFGRYGGFSNTTILSPMQFTHYTPDIIPSSAAVTGSTLQIYSIKIKNLKDLNWPLKVYGKIAARDTVDRNRNILFSRSKCDYQELNGQDDSLCLTGPSRAIVALGHVDFEVELKVIEGAVSQSLIICRGRYGGADDCSSSSASLTYGGDGPTFLLSNHRCRTEVTLEQLDRSHQATIVGVRVTKGAWPFKYGCRVICFWAPASTADVIDTTCRPVVLLDRRGKGLHRGSENYLQLSRKVVSVQSQGTLRVAIEGYGKSRRLIARKGHIDFPVQQCQTSKRACLVGDTTVEVVVAWSLLVKEKVDLQVLLS; encoded by the exons ATGGAGGGGGAGCTCACGAAGAAGATGGAGAGGAAACtcaggaagaagcagaagaatctATTGAAGAAGATGGGGAAAGAGAAGCCCCAATCCCTGGTAAAGGAAATCATCTCCGTGGAGAGGGAGCGCAGAGACTTACATGCCTCACTTACTCCCACGTTCTCTGTCTGGAAAGAAATCGATTCTCAAACAACGTGGACAATCGCCACAAAGGAGCCTGCTACTGCTACTACCAGGGACGATGAGAATCAACTCGCAGACTACTTCAACCTGATGCTCCAAGATATGGAGGACCTGGGCCATCGGATGCTTTCTATGCTATATTTTCTCAACAAATCCAATGACCCCATCTGCTCCTACAAGGCCACCGAGCTGTGCAATATAGCAGCCAAATTAAATATGCAGATATCCAAGGGATTCAGCATGAACCATGAGCTGGAgcaggagccggagccggagccggggcAAATCAACTTGTTGACTCTTTTCAGCAAATATTGTCGATTTCCCAATAATTACGAGAACACCTTGGCCAAGTTAGACATGAGGGAGGAGGAGACCAAGTGTGAGGATGTTAAGGTGAAGAAGACCAAGGAAGAGGAGGACAAGGAGAATGACCCATCCACAATCGAGTATTTCAAGAAAAGTCTGGAGCTTGATCAATACTTTTTCGCCGCGGATCGAAGATACTGGGAAAATGGGTGGGCCAGCAAGTTTGGACGGTACGGTGGATTCTCAAATACAA CCATCCTGAGCCCTATGCAGTTTACGCACTATACACCTGATATCATCCCTTCCTCAGCTGCTGTCACCGGTAGTACTTTGCAAATCTACTCAATCAAGATAAAGAATCTAAAAGACTTGAACTGGCCCCTCAAAGTCTACGGCAAGATTGCTGCTCGAGACACTGTGGACCGCAACCGCAACATTCTATTCTCTCGGTCAAAGTGTGATTACCAAGAACTTAATGGACAA GATGATTCCTTATGCTTGACTGGTCCGTCTCGTGCGATTGTTGCTTTGGGCCATGTAGACTTTGAAGTTGAACTCAAAGTAATCGAGGGAGCGGTGTCGCAAAGTTTGATCATTTGTAGAGGCCGTTACGGCGGTGCAGATGATTGTTCCTCTTCTTCGGCCAGCCTGACTTATGGTGGTGATGGACCAACCTTCTTGCTCTCCAACCATCGCTGTAGAACCGAGGTAACACTTGAGCAGCTTGATAGATCGCACCAGGCTACTATTGTGGGTGTACGAGTAACCAAAGGGGCTTGGCCTTTCAAATATGGATGCCGGGTTATTTGCTTTTGGGCTCCTGCTTCTACGGCAGATGTCATTGATACCACTTGCAGGCCAGTTGTGCTGCTTGACCGCCGTGGTAAAGGATTACATAGAGGATCAGAGAACTACCTTCAACTATCAAGGAAAGTGGTATCAGTGCAATCACAAGGAACACTGAGAGTGGCCATAGAAGGCTATGGGAAGTCCCGTCGCTTGATTGCTCGAAAGGGCCACATCGACTTTCCTGTTCAGCAGTGCCAAACAAGCAAGCGTGCTTGTTTAGTTGGTGACACCACAGTGGAGGTGGTTGTAGCCTGGTCGTTGCTTGTCAAGGAAAAGGTGGATCTCCAGGTCTTGCTTAGTTGA